The following are encoded together in the Coffea arabica cultivar ET-39 chromosome 1c, Coffea Arabica ET-39 HiFi, whole genome shotgun sequence genome:
- the LOC113713019 gene encoding G-type lectin S-receptor-like serine/threonine-protein kinase LECRK3 isoform X2, with protein MMRFAVDTILPLQRLTYGSVLYSRQSETNFSRGRFSLRFHQDGNLLLRVGSVPILDADAVYYSSQTSDAVNPLNSGQFVMFDSKASMYIQMRNNQTMQLTPFGIPPVSENYHRATLDFDGAFTHYFHPRTFTGKPNWTAFWAIPENICTAMDGTKGSGVCGYNSVCSLVGRKPVCECPQGYSLLDPNDKYGGCTPNFNQSCDELEQLPVEDKYDILAGSDIEWSNKSEYEVVNPSTEARCRKACLQDCLCAVAVLRNSSCWKKKLPLSNGRSVTNINSKVFLKYSKSDLPRQPHNLYPASARSKDRENLILVESVLLGTSLLLNVVIIGAICFGFQVIYQNNKLNLHPSKNGVEINLHCFSYKKLAEATNGFREELGRGSFGIVYKGEIKVGSIKDTVAVKKLDRVAQDAEKEFLAEVNTIGQTNHKHLVRLLGFCYEKQHRLLVYEYMGNGTLASLLFGKTIRSWKLRTQIATGIARGLVYLHDECSSQMIHCDIKPQNILLDDYYNARISDFGLAKLLQINQSRTLTNIRGTRGYVAPEWFRNTQITSKVDVYSFGVLLLEIICCRRHVEDVDTGEGGNAILTDWVWDCFQEGRLDALVENDFEVLEDTMKLEKYVKIGIWCIQEDPSLRPTMRKVSHMLEGIVEVMIPPCPSPFFSTI; from the coding sequence GTTTGCAGTTGATACAATATTGCCTTTGCAGAGGCTAACTTATGGAAGTGTTCTTTATTCTAGACAGTCTGAAACCAACTTCTCCAGGGGAAGATTCTCTCTTCGCTTTCATCAAGATGGGAATTTATTACTTCGGGTTGGCAGTGTTCCAATTTTGGATGCTGATGCTGTGTATTACAGTAGTCAGACTTCTGATGCTGTGAACCCATTGAATTCTGGCCAATTTGTCATGTTTGATAGCAAGGCCTCCATGTATATTCAGATGAGGAACAATCAAACTATGCAACTTACCCCCTTTGGGATCCCACCAGTTTCAGAGAATTATCACAGGGCAACTCTGGATTTTGATGGAGCCTTCACCCATTATTTTCATCCAAGGACCTTCACTGGCAAGCCAAACTGGACTGCTTTCTGGGCTATCCCAGAAAATATATGTACTGCAATGGATGGAACTAAGGGCAGTGGAGTATGTGGATATAACAGCGTCTGCAGCCTTGTAGGCAGAAAACCAGTTTGTGAGTGTCCACAAGGGTATTCTCTGCTTGATCCGAACGACAAGTATGGTGGCTGTACACCAAACTTTAATCAAAGTTGCGATGAACTTGAGCAGCTCCCTGTAGAGGATAAGTATGACATTTTGGCAGGCAGTGACATTGAATGGTCGAATAAATCTGAGTATGAGGTAGTAAATCCATCTACAGAGGCCAGATGTAGAAAAGCATGCTTGCAGGATTGCTTATGCGCTGTTGCTGTTTTGAGAAACAGTAGTTGCTGGAAGAAGAAGCTGCCACTATCTAATGGGAGAAGTGTCACAAATATCAATTCGAAAGTTTTCCTGAAGTACAGTAAAAGCGATCTTCCACGACAACCACATAATCTGTATCCAGCATCAGCCCGATCGAAGGATCGAGAAAATCTTATACTTGTGGAATCAGTTCTTCTTGGCACTTCTTTGTTGCTTAATGTCGTAATTATTGGTGCTATTTGTTTTGGTTTTCAAGTAATCTACCAAAATAATAAGTTAAATCTTCATCCAAGTAAAAATGGTGTGGAAATAAATTTGCattgtttttcttacaaaaaGCTGGCTGAAGCTACAAATGGATTCAGGGAAGAATTGGGCAGAGGATCATTTGGAATAGTGTATAAAGGTGAGATAAAAGTAGGCTCCATTAAGGACACTGTTGCAGTGAAGAAGCTGGATAGAGTGGCTCAAGATGCAGAGAAGGAATTTCTTGCAGAAGTAAATACAATTGGCCAGACAAACCACAAGCATTTGGTACGTTTACTTGGATTCTGTTACGAAAAGCAGCATAGGTTACTGGTTTATGAGTATATGGGGAATGGCACACTTGCAAGCCTCCTTTTTGGTAAAACAATACGTAGCTGGAAACTAAGGACCCAAATTGCCACAGGGATTGCAAGGGGACTTGTATACCTGCACGATGAATGCAGTTCTCAGATGATCCACTGCGACATAAAGCCTCAGAACATACTTCTTGATGATTACTACAATGCTCGAATTTCTGACTTTGGATTGGCAAAACTTTTGCAGATTAATCAGAGTAGAACACTCACAAATATCAGAGGAACGAGGGGATATGTTGCTCCTGAATGGTTCAGGAACACTCAGATCACTTCTAAGGTTGATGTTTATAGCTTTGGTGTCCTGTTATTAGAGATCATATGTTGCCGAAGACATGTTGAGGATGTTGACACTGGCGAAGGAGGAAATGCAATCTTAACTGATTGGGTGTGGGACTGCTTCCAAGAAGGAAGGTTAGATGCTTTGGTAGAAAATGATTTTGAGGTTCTTGAGGATACGATGAAGCTAGAAAAATATGTTAAGATTGGCATTTGGTGCATTCAGGAAGACCCATCTCTTAGGCCTACAATGAGGAAGGTAAGCCATATGCTTGAAGGAATTGTGGAAGTTATGATACCCCCTTGTCCCTCTCCTTTCTTCTCTACTATCTGA